GCGCACTAAACTCCCCTTGAAAGGCAGCATTCGCGGAAACGCCCAAAAATTTCGGCTGCGGGCCCCCTGTATAGGAACTTTAGAGTATAGGAAGCACGTATTACGCGTACTGCACACCTAGAGTAACATTTCCACCTTGCAAGCCTCCATGAAACCACTGCTTTCGCGCGTAGAATCCAAGAAAGTGGATAAGGCTGCCGCGATGCTCAAAGTGCTGGCTCACCCCAAGCGTTTGGCCATCGTTGACCTGCTCGGCAAAGAAGATAAAATGACCGTGACGGAAATCTACCGCACGCTCGGATTACCCCAAGCCATAGCTTCTCAGCACCTTATCACACTCAAAGACCGCGGCATCTTATCGTCGTTCAAGGTCGGTACCAAAATCTATTACTCCCTGTCCATTCCCAAACTGCTCGACGTGATTGACACGCTCGAGGGGTGCTGCGATACGATGTAAGGGATACCACCCACGCCTAGCTTTCTCACAAGCACGAAGGCCCCGCCTCTAACCACGAGGCGGGGCCTTCGTGCGTTCAGACGTGGCGGCGCGGCGACCTGGGGAAACCACCGATGCCCTAAACCGACAGCGCCCCCGCGGTTGGCGGGGGCGCTACATCGTAATAGGTAGTAAGTAGTAGTAGGCTAGGCAGTGGCTTGCTGGCGCTCCAGGTCGAAGAGGTCGTTGAGCACGTCGATCATCTGGTCGGCGTCGTCGCGCTTGCAGGCGGCTTTCAGCTGCAGCACGTGCTGCTTCAGGATTTTCTGCATCAGCGACTTCGTGACGTCGTCGAGGCGCTTGGCTTCTTCGGCCGATACTTTCTTCTGGTAACGGTCGAGCTCTTCCTGGCGCAACTGCTCCAGCGCGCCTTTTATTTTCTGAATCACCGGCGACACCATCATTTCGCGGCTCCATTCGTCGAGGCCGGCAATGCTGTCGGCAATGATGGCGCGCACCTGCGGCACGGCGGCCAGGCGGCGGTTGAGGGCTTCCGAAGCACGGCCCTGAATGGCGTCGATGTTGTAGAGCAGAATGCCGGGCACTTCCTCCACCTCGGGCTCGATGCTGCGCGGCACCGACAGGTCGATGAAGAACTTGTAGCTGAGCACCTCCAGGCGGCTTACCATCTCGGCCGTGAAATACGGCGTGTCGCGGGCAATGGAGGAAATAACCACGTCGGCTTCCTGCAATGCCTCGGCCAGGTTTTCAAAGTCGATAACCTTCAGGCCTTCGCACTCCTCGGCCAGCAACTCGGCTTTGGCGCGGGTGCGGTTGCAGATGGTTACATCGGCAAACGACTTGTTGTTGGTGAGGTGGCGGCACACATCGGCGCCAATCTCACCTAGGCCCACCACCAGCACACGGGGGCTGGCAAAGTCGGTGGTTAGTTCTTCTACCAGCTCCACGGCCGCGTAGGAGGTAGAGGCGGCCCCGTCGCGGAAGGAGGTTTCCTGCTGCACGCGCTTGTTGGTGAAGAACACCGAGTGCATGATGCGGTGCAGGAAAGGCCCGGCCGCATCGGCGTCGGCCGACCACTGGTAAGCCGTTTTCACCTGGTTGGCAATCTGCAGGTCGCCAACCACTTGCGCATCGAGGCCCATGGCTACCTCGAAGAGGTGCTGCGCGGCTTCGTCGGCGGTGTTGTAGAGGTTGAAGTACTCGTAGTAAGCGCCCATATCGGCCACGCCCTTCAGGTTGCCCAGCGCCTCGATGATGGCGGGGCTCTGGTCGCGGTCGGCGGCGTAGTAGATTTCGGTACGGTTGCAGGTGCTCAGCACGAGCAGATCGGACAAGCCGAGCTCCTGATGAAGCGTGTCGAGAAAGCGACGGCAGGCCGGTTCATCCAACGCAATCAGCTCGCGAATGGCGAGCGGTGCGGTTTTATAGGATAGCCCTACGGCCTTAAACGGGTGGGTCATAGCTGGTGCTACGGGCGACGTAGAAGTGGATTGCAAAATTACGGCGCATTTTGCTAGAGAAAAACACCGAAAAATGTAAAGCGGTTCGAGCGAAGGTTGAAGTACGTTTTTTGAACGTTAAAGCGGCATTGCCGGCCGGTGAGTTGATAAAAATCATCTTTGGCGGGCTGCCGAAATGCCTTTCCGACAACACGTTAAACGTACTGCCAAAGCGGGTGCTGGTCAATCACCTGATGATGTGATAGGGGAGGGCCGGCCAAAAAACCGGGAGCCTCCCGGCTCCGCTGCACCCTTCGGCGGGCCTAGGTGTTGTTTGGGAGGTACTGCTTTACCAGGCCGCGGCCAGGTATCGGTAGGCCCAAGTGCTGCGTACTTTCGCAACCATGCACGCGTTGCTGGCAGCTAACCGGCTGGCGGCCGCCGTTGTTTCCGTTTTCGCCCTGTGCTCCCCATCTACGACCAAAAATCTCGGATTAAACTGCTCATCGTGGTGATGGCGCTGGTAATCGGCGCCGTTACGGTGGTGTACACCAACTTGCTGGTACGCCGCCTGTCGGAGCGCGAGCAGCAGCAGATCGACTTGTATGCCAAGGCCTTGCGCTTTGTTATCAACTCCGAGTCCGACGATACCAACATTCAGTTCGCCTCCACCGAAATCATCGAGGCCAACAAAACCATTCCGGTAATCTGGGCCGATGCCGAGGGCACCGTGCTCGACTACCGCAACCTCGATGTGCCCGCCCGCCTCAACGAAGCCGACCGCGAGCAGCTGCTGCACCGCGAAATCGAGGAAATGCGCAGCCAGCACCCGCCCATTGTGGTGGAGCTGGGTGCGGGCCTGCGCAACTACATTTATTACAAAGACTCGGTGATTCTGAGCCAGCTCCGCACGTACCCGCTGGTGCAGCTGGCCGTAATTGCCTCGCTGGCGGTGGTGGCGTACTTCGCCTTCAGCTACTCGCGGCGGGCCGAGCAAAACCGCGTGTGGGTGGGCCTGGCCAAAGAAACCGCGCACCAGCTGGGTACCCCACTCAGCAGCCTGATGGCCTGGCAGAGTTACATGAAGGATTCGCCTAGGTTCGAGGGCGAGCCGGTGGTGGAGGAGCTGGCCAAGGACATCCGCCGGCTCGAAATTATTACGGAGCGTTTCTCCAACATCGGCTCCGTGCCGGTGCTCAAGGACGAGGACATTTACCAGGTGGCCGAGCGCGCCGTGGATTACCTAAAGGTGCGCGTGTCGCGCAAGGTGGTGTTTAAGGTAGAAAGCCTGCTGCCGCCCGGCGCCACGGCCCGCGTGAACGTGCCCCTGCTGGAATGGGTAATCGAGAACGTGTGCAAAAACGCCGTCGATGCCATGGATGGGCGCGGCTCCATTACGCTGGTACTGCGCCACGGCGGCCGCAACCACAAGCAAATTGCCCTCGATATTACTGATACGGGCAAAGGCATTCCCAAAAGCAAGTTCGAAACGGTGTTTTTGCCGGGCTACACCACCAAAAAGCGCGGCTGGGGCCTCGGGCTGGCGTTGGCCAAGCGCATCATCGAGAACTACCACAAAGGCCGGCTGTACGTGCGCTGGTCGGAGGTGGGCAAAGGCACCACGTTCCGGGTGTTGCTGAACGCCTAGGTGCGTTACTGCGCGGCGCCTTCGGCAGCTTCGGCGGCGGCACCACCGGCGCGGCGCGGCTCCTTGCGGTTGGTAATTTCGACGTAGCTGTTGCCGCTTACGGGCTTGCCGCGGTGCGTGCCCGTTACGCGGCACATGCCTTCCCAGTAGGGCAGCTTAATGCCGGCAATCAGCTTTAGCACCAGCTCCTGGTCGTTCATCACGGGCTCTATCAGCAAGTCGTAGCCCTGGCTGGGCACGCGTACGCGCCACTTGGCGGGGTAGCGCAGGCCGGTTTTGGGGCTGCGCCACCACGCCAGGGTTTCCAGCTGAAAATCTTGTTCGCCGAGGTGGGTGTTCTCATTGGTAGCGGAGTTGTGCGAACCGCCCCCTAGGTACTGGCCGGTGTTTTTGTTGTACACGGTGTACAGCATCAGCTCCTCGCGCGGTTCGCTGAGCTGAATACTAAACCAGTCCCAACCGATGTCTTTGCGCGTTACGGAGCCGCAGTTCCACTGCCGGTCGTACCACAGCTCCCCCGATACCGGGCGGGCTTGGCCACCTAGGGTGATGGTGCCGCGGGCATCGAGGCGCGGGTAGCTGTAATAGCCCGCCGAGGCAATGTTGCCGTAGTTCTCGTAGCCGGTGCCGCCGTGTAGCAGCACGGGTTTGGTGGGCTGGGTAGTCAGATTCAGCCCAAAGCCGGGGTGGCTTACCATGTCGGCCTGCAGCTGGTACTTGCCCTCTTGGCCGCGCAGCGTCCAGGTCTGGTCTTTTTTCTGCAGGTGCAGGTTCAGCGGGAGGGTGGCGGGCAACTCCTTGGCCAGGCCGCTCCACTTGTAATCGTACCGGAAGTTTTTCTGCTGCGGGTCGGTCAGGGCCACGTTCACCATCAGGTGGTCCTTTTTGCCCGTGGGGTTGAAGTGGAAGAACACATACTCCAGCCCATAGGTGTGGCCCGAAAGCGAATCGCGCAGGTGGCCCGTAAAGTACCACCACTCCAGGGAGTTGCGCGGGTGCACGGCTTCTTCCTGCGGCAACTGGGCCTGCTGGTTAAATACGTCGTGCTTGGTGGTGGGCTTGAGCGAACAGGCGGGGCTGAGCAGCGTCAGCAGCAAGGCGGCGGCCGGGAGCAGCTTATTCATCATGGCCTTGGCATAAGCTGCTGAGGTGCCGAAAGGTTTCAGCGGCTAACGAGGTTACGTGCCTTGATGCGTAGGGTGCTGTACCAACGCAGCGGATGCCACCAAGGGCGAACAACCCCACAGCCGCCAACTACTACGATGTCGTTCAGTTGCGCAAGGTCAGTGCGCATTACCAGATCGGGTATGGCGGCGCCAGTATTCCGAACTATTCGCTCCTCCGAATAATATCCGACGGATGCAAAGGTTAACGTCAGCGGAGTTGATAAGCCTTCAACGTCAATGTTGTAGCGCCCTTCTGCGTCCGTCGAAACACCTCGGGTGGTGCCTTTCACCAAAACTGTGGCACCGGGTATAGGCGCAAGTGTAGCTGAATCGAGCATAACGCCGCGTAACCAAATAGGAGCAGTTGCCTTTGCTGCTGATTTAGCGTCCTGTGCGGGCTGCAGCGGCTGTTGCACAGCTGGTATGCGTTGGGCTACAGCCGCATCAGGAGCTATTTCGCGCAACCCCCAAATAGTGGCGGCCGCTGCCAGCCATTTGCGCCATGTACCACTCGTTTTGCCGACGCGAAGTGGCCGGTTGAGCTGTGATGCTTTAAAACGGCCGCATGCTAGGCCGGAGTGCTGGCGTAAATAGGCTATAATCTCGGCATCCGTTTGCTGGGTGAAGTCGATAACAACTTTTTCACATGCAGCGCAATAGCGGCCGTCTTTAGCCGCGACCATCTGGCTCCAGTTCTCTTGGCAGGGTTTGGAAACGGTAAGCTGTGCAGAAGGGAGGATCATTGGCAGTTGCTGAGTAAACACCGCTAATAGATGCAGCAAGCTCACTGATTCCATAAGCAAGGGCAAACTTTCGCACGCAGCCCCGCCGCATTATTTTCTATCTTTTGCCCCTTATTTCATCCAATACGCCTTGTCAGCTCCTCTACCTCCCACGCGCTCGGCCGGTTTGTTCCGCCGCAAAGCGCTTTCCGACCTGCTGGCCAACCCCCCGGCCGACGAAGACCTGCACGGCTCGCACCCCGGCGAGCATGGCCTGGCGCGCCACCTTACCGTGCGCGACCTCACCTCCCTAGGTATTGCCGCCGTAATCGGGGCGGGCATCTTCAGCACCATCGGCAATGCCTCGTACGACGGCGGCCCGGCGGTGTCGCTGCTGTTCGTGTTCACGGCTATTGCCTGCGCCTTCTCGGCTTTGTGCTACGCGCAGTTTGCGGCCACTATTCCGGTGTCGGGCTCGGCCTACACCTACGCTTATGCTTCGTTTGGCGAGCTGGCCGCCTGGATTATCGGCTGGGCGCTCATCATGGAGTACGCCGTGGGCAACATCGTGGTGGCTATCAGCTGGTCCGACTACTTTACGGGGTTGCTGAGCGGCGTGGGCATCGAGCTGCCCTTGTGGCTAACGATGGGCACGCAAAGCGCCTACAAAGGCTACCACGCGGTGCTCGAGCTGATGCAAGCCGGCAAGCCGCTAACCGATGCCGCCCCCGATCAGCTGGAGGCGTACAAGGCATGGTCGGCAGCGCCCGAGCTGGTGGGCGGCCTGCGCTTCGTGGTCGATCTGCCCGCTTTTCTCATTACCGTGCTCATTACCAGCCTGGTATACGTGGGTATCAAGGAGTCGAAAAACGCCTCCAACCTGCTGGTGCTCCTGAAGCTGGCGGTGGTATTTGTGGTTATCGTAGTGGGCGTGTTCTACATCAAGCCCGCCAACTGGAGCCCCTTCGCGCCCAACGGCATCGGCGGCGTGCTCAAAGGCGTCTCGGCCGTGTTCTTCGCCTACATCGGCTTCGACGCCATCAGCACCACGGCCGAGGAGTGCAAAAACCCGCAGCGCGATTTGCCGCGGGCCATGATTTACGCGCTGGTTATCTGCACGGTGCTGTACGTGATTATCACGCTGGTACTCACGGGCATGGTGAACTACAAAGAGCTGGCCGTGGGCGACCCGCTGGCGTACGTGTTCAACAAAGTAGGCGTGGAGTGGCTTGGCGGCATTGTGGCCGTTTCGGCCATCTTCGCCATGGCCTCGGTGCTGCTGGTGTTCCAGATTGGCCAGCCCCGCATCTGGATGACGATGTCGCGCGACGGGTTGCTGCCGCCGGTGTTTGCCCGCGTGCACCCCAAGTTCCGCACGCCTTCGTTTAGCACCATCGTAACGGGCCTGTTTGTGGGCGTGCCGGCCCTGCTGCTGAACATGGACCTGGTTATCGACCTGACCTCCATCGGTACGCTGTTCGCCTTTGCGCTGGTGTGCGGTGGCATTCTGGTTATCGACCCGCGGGGCCAAAGCAACGCGCGCTTCAAAGTGCCCTACATCAACGGCCGCTACCTGGTGCCGCTGATTTTGCTGGCCGGCGCCGCGCTGGTGATGGTGTACAACCGCGAAAACATCGACGACTTTGCGCGCAAAATCAGCTTTGCCGAGGGCTACGAAGGCTTCCGGCACCAAATTCCGATGCTCGTGT
The sequence above is drawn from the Hymenobacter sp. YIM 151858-1 genome and encodes:
- the hemA gene encoding glutamyl-tRNA reductase, translated to MTHPFKAVGLSYKTAPLAIRELIALDEPACRRFLDTLHQELGLSDLLVLSTCNRTEIYYAADRDQSPAIIEALGNLKGVADMGAYYEYFNLYNTADEAAQHLFEVAMGLDAQVVGDLQIANQVKTAYQWSADADAAGPFLHRIMHSVFFTNKRVQQETSFRDGAASTSYAAVELVEELTTDFASPRVLVVGLGEIGADVCRHLTNNKSFADVTICNRTRAKAELLAEECEGLKVIDFENLAEALQEADVVISSIARDTPYFTAEMVSRLEVLSYKFFIDLSVPRSIEPEVEEVPGILLYNIDAIQGRASEALNRRLAAVPQVRAIIADSIAGLDEWSREMMVSPVIQKIKGALEQLRQEELDRYQKKVSAEEAKRLDDVTKSLMQKILKQHVLQLKAACKRDDADQMIDVLNDLFDLERQQATA
- a CDS encoding lipocalin-like domain-containing protein, coding for MNKLLPAAALLLTLLSPACSLKPTTKHDVFNQQAQLPQEEAVHPRNSLEWWYFTGHLRDSLSGHTYGLEYVFFHFNPTGKKDHLMVNVALTDPQQKNFRYDYKWSGLAKELPATLPLNLHLQKKDQTWTLRGQEGKYQLQADMVSHPGFGLNLTTQPTKPVLLHGGTGYENYGNIASAGYYSYPRLDARGTITLGGQARPVSGELWYDRQWNCGSVTRKDIGWDWFSIQLSEPREELMLYTVYNKNTGQYLGGGSHNSATNENTHLGEQDFQLETLAWWRSPKTGLRYPAKWRVRVPSQGYDLLIEPVMNDQELVLKLIAGIKLPYWEGMCRVTGTHRGKPVSGNSYVEITNRKEPRRAGGAAAEAAEGAAQ
- a CDS encoding amino acid permease translates to MSAPLPPTRSAGLFRRKALSDLLANPPADEDLHGSHPGEHGLARHLTVRDLTSLGIAAVIGAGIFSTIGNASYDGGPAVSLLFVFTAIACAFSALCYAQFAATIPVSGSAYTYAYASFGELAAWIIGWALIMEYAVGNIVVAISWSDYFTGLLSGVGIELPLWLTMGTQSAYKGYHAVLELMQAGKPLTDAAPDQLEAYKAWSAAPELVGGLRFVVDLPAFLITVLITSLVYVGIKESKNASNLLVLLKLAVVFVVIVVGVFYIKPANWSPFAPNGIGGVLKGVSAVFFAYIGFDAISTTAEECKNPQRDLPRAMIYALVICTVLYVIITLVLTGMVNYKELAVGDPLAYVFNKVGVEWLGGIVAVSAIFAMASVLLVFQIGQPRIWMTMSRDGLLPPVFARVHPKFRTPSFSTIVTGLFVGVPALLLNMDLVIDLTSIGTLFAFALVCGGILVIDPRGQSNARFKVPYINGRYLVPLILLAGAALVMVYNRENIDDFARKISFAEGYEGFRHQIPMLVFLLASLLIAVVSFRKQLSLLPVLGLLTNLYLMTQLGISNWVLFGGWLVIGLAIYFNYGIKHSKLNRAAAAA
- a CDS encoding sensor histidine kinase, whose amino-acid sequence is MLPIYDQKSRIKLLIVVMALVIGAVTVVYTNLLVRRLSEREQQQIDLYAKALRFVINSESDDTNIQFASTEIIEANKTIPVIWADAEGTVLDYRNLDVPARLNEADREQLLHREIEEMRSQHPPIVVELGAGLRNYIYYKDSVILSQLRTYPLVQLAVIASLAVVAYFAFSYSRRAEQNRVWVGLAKETAHQLGTPLSSLMAWQSYMKDSPRFEGEPVVEELAKDIRRLEIITERFSNIGSVPVLKDEDIYQVAERAVDYLKVRVSRKVVFKVESLLPPGATARVNVPLLEWVIENVCKNAVDAMDGRGSITLVLRHGGRNHKQIALDITDTGKGIPKSKFETVFLPGYTTKKRGWGLGLALAKRIIENYHKGRLYVRWSEVGKGTTFRVLLNA
- a CDS encoding ArsR/SmtB family transcription factor encodes the protein MKPLLSRVESKKVDKAAAMLKVLAHPKRLAIVDLLGKEDKMTVTEIYRTLGLPQAIASQHLITLKDRGILSSFKVGTKIYYSLSIPKLLDVIDTLEGCCDTM
- a CDS encoding carboxypeptidase-like regulatory domain-containing protein, with the translated sequence MESVSLLHLLAVFTQQLPMILPSAQLTVSKPCQENWSQMVAAKDGRYCAACEKVVIDFTQQTDAEIIAYLRQHSGLACGRFKASQLNRPLRVGKTSGTWRKWLAAAATIWGLREIAPDAAVAQRIPAVQQPLQPAQDAKSAAKATAPIWLRGVMLDSATLAPIPGATVLVKGTTRGVSTDAEGRYNIDVEGLSTPLTLTFASVGYYSEERIVRNTGAAIPDLVMRTDLAQLNDIVVVGGCGVVRPWWHPLRWYSTLRIKARNLVSR